Proteins from one Ipomoea triloba cultivar NCNSP0323 chromosome 1, ASM357664v1 genomic window:
- the LOC116025516 gene encoding putative E3 ubiquitin-protein ligase RF298, with the protein MASMAAKACTSTTTTTTTQISQVMTVSEKGSRNKRKFRADPPLADTNKIIPTTQNECTSYEFSVDKFGIIPSHGNSTGCDMCSVKHDKSEGLKLDLGLSCAVGSSDVEPRRPREDVEATEDFRDADWSDLTESQLEELVLSNLDAIYKSAVKKIIACGYSEEVANKAVLRSGFCYGCKDIVSNIVDNALAFLNSGQVIDSSRGHYFEDLQQMEKYVLAELVCVLREVRPFFSTGNAMWCLLVCDMNVSHACALDTDPLSSFVGDGASNENSLASLQPPLKAEAKSIESNASISCKSTPSAFCAYCPSVTPDTVSTPYGHTFLSDTPAAAALPHVKPHSSLNGLMTEKECSNNLFNTAEKSFSAAGTSHGLHTEKFVGSRKISGTTKREYILRQKSIHLEKHYRTYGSKGSRSGKLSNFGGFLLDKKLKAVADSTGLNLKNATINMNKTKADQFHYVEGHNVSTSTGFSSTPMFGSENANATFALPKSTIPSLFPPVNTTPSLSVTDTENSLPVPAKCISIQMPINHSDEVPTCGSTAENEKHITQWATQDKKDEMILKLVPRVRELQNQLQEWTEWANQKVMQAARRLSKDKAELKTLRQEKEEVERLKKEKQTLEENTMKKLTEMASALGKASGQVDRANAAVRRLEVENAALRREMEAAKLHAAESAASCQEVSKREKKTLAKFHSWEKQKIMLQDELATEKRKLAQLQQDLELAKDLQNQIEAKWKQEKIAKDELLSQASSLRKEREQIETSFKSKEDMIKLKAEDNLQKYKEDIEKLEKEISQLRLKTDSSKIAALRRGIDGSYASKVTDLKTPPEPKESHTHHISRLIADFRDFCNTGGVKREHECVMCLSEEMSVVFLPCAHQVVCTTCNELHKNQGMKDCPSCRSQIQQRICVRFAHS; encoded by the exons ATGGCATCAATGGCTGCAAAGGCGTGTACTAGTacaactactactactactactcagATATCACAAGTTATGACAGTGTCGGAAAAAGGGAGTAGGAATAAGAGGAAATTCAGGGCTGATCCACCTTTAGCCGATACAAATAAGATCATCCCTACAACTCAGAATGAATGCACGAGTTATGAATTTTCTGTAGATAAATTTGGAATAATCCCAAGCCATGGGAACTCCACTGGGTGTGATATGTGTAGTGTAAAACATGACAAATCAGAAGGTTTGAAACTTGACCTCGGATTATCATGTGCAGTAGGGTCATCGGATGTAGAGCCTAGGCGGCCAAGAGAGGATGTTGAAGCAACTGAAGATTTTCGTGATGCTGACTGGAGTGATCTCACGGAATCTCAGCTGGAGGAGCTTGTATTGAGTAACTTGGATGCAATTTACAAGAGTGCGGTAAAGAAAATAATAGCTTGCGGTTATAGTGAAGAGGTTGCAAATAAGGCTGTGTTGAGGTCTGGTTTTTGCTATGGGTGCAAGGACATTGTGTCAAATATAGTGGACAATGCACTAGCATTTCTCAACAGTGGCCAAGTAATTGATTCATCAAGGGGGCATTATTTTGAGGACTTGCAACAGATGGAAAAGTATGTATTGGCTGAATTAGTTTGTGTTCTGCGGGAGGTTAGGCCTTTTTTCAGCACTGGTAATGCAATGTGGTGCCTATTAGTATGTGACATGAATGTGTCCCATGCGTGTGCACTGGACACTGATCCTTTGAGTAGTTTTGTAGGGGATGGGGCTTCGAATGAAAATTCATTGGCTTCTTTGCAACCTCCATTGAAAGCAGAGGCTAAAAGTATCGAATCTAATGCTTCAATTTCTTGTAAATCAACTCCTTCAGCTTTTTGCGCTTATTGTCCATCAGTCACACCTGACACTGTTTCAACTCCATATGGCCACACCTTTCTGTCGGACACACCTGCAGCTGCAGCACTTCCACATGTAAAACCTCATTCTTCTCTCAATGGGCTTATGACTGAGAAAGAATGTTCAAATAATTTGTTTAACACTGCTGAAAAGTCCTTTAGTGCAGCTGGAACATCCCATGGTCTACACACGGAGAAGTTTGTTGGCAGTCGGAAAATTTCTGGAACCACCAAGAGGGAGTATATTCTCAGACAGAAATCTATTCATCTGGAGAAACACTACAGAACATATGGTTCTAAAGGGTCTAGATCTGGAAAGCTTAGTAATTTTGGTGGATTTCTGTTGGATAAAAAACTGAAGGCTGTGGCTGACTCCACTGGATTGAATCTGAAGAATGCCACAATAAATATGAACAAGACTAAAGCCGATCAGTTTCATTATGTTGAAGGCCATAATGTCTCAACAAGTACTGGATTTTCTTCAACTCCCATGTTTGGTTCAGAGAATGCTAATGCCACCTTTGCATTGCCTAAATCAACCATCCCATCTCTATTTCCACCAGTCAATACCACTCCTTCACTATCAGTCACTGACACTGAGAATTCTCTCCCAGTGCCTGCAAAATGCATCTCAATCCAAATGCCTATCAACCATAGTGATGAGGTGCCTACCTGTGGTAGTACTgcagaaaatgaaaaacacaTCACTCAATGGGCTACACAGGACAAGAAAGATGAAATGATTTTGAAGCTGGTTCCAAGGGTGCGTGAATTACAAAATCAGCTTCAAGAGTGGACAGAATGGGCTAATCAGAAGGTTATGCAAGCTGCCCGTAGACTAAGCAAAGACAAAGCTGAGCTTAAGACACTCAGGCAGGAGAAAGAAGAAGTTGAGAGGCTCAAAAAAGAAAAGCAGACTTTGGAGGAAAACACTATGAAAAAGCTGACAGAGATGGCTAGTGCCTTGGGTAAGGCCAGTGGGCAGGTGGATCGAGCTAATGCTGCCGTCCGCAGACTTGAGGTTGAGAATGCTGCATTAAGGAGGGAAATGGAAGCTGCTAAATTGCATGCAGCAGAGTCAGCTGCAAGCTGTCAAGAGGTATCAAAGAGAGAAAAGAAGACACTTGCAAAGTTTCACTCCTGGGAAAAGCAAAAAATTATGCTCCAGGATGAACTTGCAACTGAAAAACGAAAGTTGGCTCAGCTGCAACAAGATCTGGAGCTAGCTAAGGATCTCCAAAATCAAATTGAG GCTAAATGGAAGCAAGAAAAGATTGCAAAGGATGAATTACTTTCACAGGCAAGCTCACTAAGGAAAGAGAGAGAACAAATTGAGACTTCTTTTAAATCCAAGGAAGATATGATAAAATTGAAAGCAGAAGACAACTTGCAGAAGTATAAAGAGGATATTGAGAAGCTAGAAAAGGAAATATCCCAGTTGAGGCTGAAAACTGACTCATCAAAAATAGCTGCTCTTAGAAGAGGCATAGATGGAAGCTATGCAAGTAAAGTGACAGACCTCAAAACTCCTCCAGAACCAAAGGAAAGCCATACACATCATATTTCAAGATTGATAGCAGATTTTCGTGATTTCTGTAACACTGGTGGGGTGAAGCGGGAACATGAGTGTGTCATGTGTTTGTCTGAAGAGATGTCTGTCGTTTTCCTTCCATGTGCCCACCAGGTAGTATGTACAACATGCAATGAGCTCCACAAGAATCAGGGGATGAAAGACTGTCCTTCTTGTAGGAGCCAAATCCAGCAGCGTATTTGTGTACGTTTTGCTCACTCTTAG